A single Planctomycetota bacterium DNA region contains:
- the cydB gene encoding cytochrome d ubiquinol oxidase subunit II, producing the protein MDLNVIWFILLGVLLSGYAILDGFDLGVGMLHPLARTDAERRVFINSIGPIWDGNEVWLVTFGGALFAAFPEAYATIFSGYYLAFMLLLAALIFRAVSLEFRSKVHSPAWRGLWDWAFCGSSLLATLLFGVAVGNVMLGLPLDERGVYTGGFVDLLGAYPLLVGLLAVSMFAMHGSIYLCLKTEGELQKKMREWMWHTWGVFLVLYMLTTMYTLARLPGAIDHFDAYPWAALIVIANVVAVANIPRALYHDRYGQAFVSSCITIAALVCLFALALFPNLVRSYPEPGNSLTIYNAASSHKTLSIMLIIAGIGLPFVATYTFVIYWTFRGKVRVDEHSY; encoded by the coding sequence ATGGACCTGAACGTGATCTGGTTCATCCTGCTGGGCGTACTGCTGAGCGGTTACGCCATTCTCGACGGCTTCGATCTGGGCGTCGGCATGTTGCACCCGCTGGCCCGCACCGATGCGGAGCGGCGCGTCTTCATCAATTCGATCGGTCCGATCTGGGACGGCAACGAAGTCTGGCTCGTCACGTTCGGCGGCGCGCTCTTCGCCGCGTTTCCCGAGGCGTATGCCACGATATTCTCGGGGTATTACCTGGCTTTCATGTTGCTGCTCGCGGCGCTGATCTTCCGAGCCGTGTCGCTGGAGTTCCGATCGAAGGTGCATTCGCCGGCATGGCGCGGCTTGTGGGACTGGGCGTTCTGCGGGTCGAGTCTGCTCGCCACGCTGCTCTTCGGCGTCGCGGTGGGCAACGTCATGCTCGGCCTCCCGCTCGACGAGCGCGGCGTCTACACCGGCGGTTTCGTCGATCTGCTCGGCGCGTATCCGCTGCTCGTGGGCCTGCTCGCCGTGTCGATGTTCGCCATGCACGGCTCGATCTATTTGTGCCTCAAGACGGAGGGCGAACTTCAGAAGAAGATGCGCGAGTGGATGTGGCACACGTGGGGCGTCTTCCTCGTGCTCTACATGCTGACCACGATGTACACGCTCGCCCGTCTGCCCGGGGCGATCGATCACTTTGATGCGTACCCGTGGGCGGCGCTGATCGTCATCGCCAACGTCGTTGCCGTGGCGAACATCCCCCGGGCGCTGTATCACGACCGGTACGGACAGGCGTTCGTCAGTTCATGCATCACGATCGCGGCGCTGGTGTGCCTGTTCGCCTTGGCGCTGTTTCCGAATCTGGTGCGGTCGTATCCGGAGCCGGGCAACAGTCTGACGATCTACAACGCCGCATCGAGTCACAAGACGCTCTCGATCATGTTGATCATCGCGGGCATCGGTCTGCCGTTCGTGGCGACGTACACGTTCGTGATCTACTGGACATTCCGAGGGAAAGTCAGGGTGGACGAGCACAGTTACTGA
- a CDS encoding cytochrome ubiquinol oxidase subunit I encodes MFTLAQFDVVWLSRLQFALTIMFHYLFPPLTIGMGVVLVYLEGRYLRTRDPVYHAAAKFWTQIFALNFAIGVATGIVMEFEFGTNWAVYSRFVGDVFGSALAAEGIFAFFLESGFLAVLVFGWDRVGPRMHFFAALMVALGSVFSSVWIVVANSWQQTPAGHHVVEMMRDGKAWIVGGMPVMRAEVVDFWAVVFNPSTLNRLTHVLIGCFIMGAFFVMSISAWYILRGRHTEFARRSFNGALLFGTIFSLAAPISGHFNADMVAEQQPAKLAAFEGHFKTGPGDLHLFGIPDEASQDVHAGVAIPGGLSFLVHGDFHSPIDGLDRFKPDDRPPVGVSFLSYHLMVALGTGFVGLTLLATFLRWRGTLFDHRWLMWVFVFAVLGAVAANELGWVAAEVGRQPWIVHPPVPRDASGQLLLDAEGHVAYDPMQGLRTRDAVSRSIKGEEVLASIVMFGLIYGLLGAVWLYVLNHKIQHGPPPELEPHVTESLLDAAAALASHGASLTEAHDADAEGR; translated from the coding sequence ATGTTCACGCTTGCCCAGTTCGACGTCGTCTGGCTTTCGCGGCTCCAGTTCGCGCTGACGATCATGTTCCATTATCTGTTTCCCCCGCTGACGATCGGCATGGGCGTCGTGCTCGTGTACCTCGAAGGACGATACCTCAGGACGCGCGACCCGGTCTATCACGCGGCGGCGAAATTCTGGACGCAGATCTTCGCGCTGAATTTCGCCATCGGCGTGGCGACGGGCATCGTGATGGAGTTCGAATTCGGCACGAACTGGGCGGTGTACTCGCGCTTCGTGGGCGACGTGTTCGGGTCGGCGTTGGCGGCGGAGGGCATCTTCGCGTTCTTTCTGGAGAGCGGATTTTTAGCGGTGCTGGTATTCGGATGGGACCGGGTCGGGCCGCGGATGCATTTCTTTGCGGCGCTGATGGTGGCGCTGGGCAGCGTGTTTTCATCGGTGTGGATCGTGGTGGCCAATAGCTGGCAGCAGACGCCGGCGGGGCATCATGTGGTCGAGATGATGCGCGACGGGAAGGCGTGGATCGTCGGCGGCATGCCGGTGATGCGAGCGGAGGTCGTGGACTTCTGGGCGGTGGTGTTCAATCCGTCGACGCTCAATCGACTGACGCATGTGCTCATCGGCTGTTTCATCATGGGGGCGTTCTTCGTGATGAGCATCAGTGCGTGGTACATCCTGCGCGGTCGGCACACGGAATTCGCCCGGCGCTCGTTCAACGGCGCGCTGCTTTTCGGGACGATCTTTTCGCTGGCCGCGCCGATTTCGGGGCACTTCAACGCCGACATGGTCGCCGAGCAGCAACCGGCGAAACTCGCGGCTTTTGAAGGGCATTTCAAGACCGGCCCGGGCGATCTGCACCTGTTCGGCATTCCCGATGAGGCGTCGCAGGATGTTCACGCAGGCGTGGCGATTCCCGGCGGGTTGAGCTTTCTGGTGCATGGCGATTTTCACTCGCCCATCGACGGACTCGATCGGTTCAAACCCGATGATCGCCCACCGGTCGGCGTGAGCTTTTTGAGCTATCACCTCATGGTCGCGCTGGGCACGGGGTTCGTCGGCCTGACGCTGCTGGCTACGTTTCTGCGCTGGCGCGGCACGCTCTTTGACCATCGCTGGCTCATGTGGGTCTTCGTCTTCGCAGTGCTCGGCGCGGTGGCGGCGAACGAGTTGGGTTGGGTGGCGGCGGAAGTGGGGCGGCAGCCGTGGATCGTGCATCCGCCGGTGCCGCGCGATGCGAGCGGACAGTTGCTGCTCGATGCGGAGGGGCATGTCGCCTACGACCCGATGCAGGGACTGCGCACACGCGACGCGGTGAGCCGATCGATCAAGGGTGAAGAAGTGCTCGCGTCGATTGTCATGTTCGGACTGATTTACGGGCTGCTCGGCGCGGTCTGGCTGTACGTCCTCAATCACAAAATCCAACACGGTCCACCCCCGGAACTGGAACCACACGTAACTGAAAGTCTCCTCGATGCGGCGGCGGCGCTGGCTTCGCATGGCGCCTCGCTGACCGAGGCGCATGACGCCGACGCGGAGGGCCGCTGA
- a CDS encoding FAD:protein FMN transferase ApbE produces MSRSTHGSSAAPHRGKTDFWLNVGLIVGVCLLLAIGYLAFMFFDSREAPVTQHEGQIFGTTWHMVLHWSDSSNYFGPTAMFVAERRMREIDALCSTWRSDSTLARFNTQHDESSFAVPDELASLVRRSCELAEMTGGAFDPTVGSVTKLWQLDEEPNSLTVGNAPSYVTFRDAPTHIGYTKVEVTIQPSMLRKLDPETEIDLSAIAKGYAVDQVYEQIRDARPMTGGMVEIGGEVRVWGDMVHDIAIEAPIVGLRQVMTTVELKNQSIATSGDYRQFREVDGKTVTHIIDPRTGQSIGHDLASVSVVDDSCAMADALATALMVMGPVEGPRFAEEHGLAALFVVREGDAMRVVRSPVWQRDVKERGAMR; encoded by the coding sequence ATGTCCCGATCCACACATGGATCCTCAGCAGCGCCGCACCGTGGTAAAACCGATTTCTGGCTGAACGTCGGATTAATCGTCGGTGTGTGTCTTCTGTTGGCGATCGGATACCTCGCCTTCATGTTCTTTGACAGCCGCGAAGCCCCCGTGACACAACATGAGGGACAGATATTCGGCACGACTTGGCACATGGTGCTGCACTGGTCGGACAGTTCCAACTATTTTGGCCCAACAGCCATGTTCGTGGCCGAGCGACGAATGCGAGAAATCGATGCGCTGTGTTCGACGTGGCGCAGCGACTCGACACTGGCGCGGTTTAACACCCAACATGATGAATCGTCATTCGCCGTGCCAGACGAGCTTGCAAGTCTGGTCCGTCGCTCGTGTGAACTGGCGGAGATGACCGGGGGGGCTTTTGATCCGACCGTCGGCAGTGTTACGAAATTGTGGCAACTCGACGAGGAGCCGAATTCACTCACGGTCGGTAACGCGCCTTCGTATGTGACGTTCCGCGATGCCCCAACACACATCGGTTACACGAAAGTCGAGGTGACTATTCAACCATCGATGCTGCGTAAGCTTGATCCAGAAACCGAAATCGATCTGTCCGCAATCGCCAAGGGTTATGCCGTCGATCAGGTTTATGAGCAGATTCGAGACGCAAGGCCGATGACCGGCGGTATGGTCGAGATCGGCGGCGAAGTGCGGGTGTGGGGAGACATGGTTCACGACATTGCGATCGAAGCGCCGATTGTCGGCTTGCGACAGGTCATGACCACGGTAGAACTGAAGAATCAGTCGATCGCAACGTCCGGCGACTATCGCCAATTCCGCGAGGTCGATGGCAAGACCGTGACACACATCATCGACCCGCGCACGGGCCAATCGATCGGACACGATCTGGCGTCCGTCAGTGTGGTGGACGACTCGTGCGCGATGGCGGATGCGTTGGCGACGGCGCTGATGGTGATGGGGCCGGTGGAGGGGCCGAGGTTCGCGGAGGAGCATGGGCTGGCGGCGCTGTTCGTCGTGCGCGAGGGGGATGCGATGCGCGTGGTGCGGTCGCCGGTGTGGCAGCGCGATGTGAAGGAGCGCGGGGCGATGCGGTAG
- a CDS encoding TIM barrel protein: MSMANISDRLAVCSWSLQPKSPGELAQKLKTIGLTRTQLAIDPIRRGGEWADGFKKLDDAGVTVVSGMFESVGEDYSTLDSIRRTGGIVPDETWPQTFENFKVMAPLAQKAGLKHVTFHAGFLPHETHDPNYDKLTTRLVKVADLFSDHGLTCCLETGQEEAPTLLSFLQTLDMPNVGVNFDPANLILYDKGDPIDALAKLMPFVRSCHIKDATRTKTPGTWGAEVVVGTGEVDWPAFFATLLASKFTGTLAIEREAGDQRVQDIRTARQFVLGL, encoded by the coding sequence ATGTCCATGGCCAATATCTCCGATCGCCTGGCGGTGTGCAGTTGGTCGCTGCAGCCCAAAAGCCCCGGCGAACTCGCACAGAAGCTCAAGACGATCGGCCTGACCCGCACGCAGCTCGCCATCGATCCCATCCGCCGCGGCGGCGAATGGGCCGACGGCTTCAAGAAGCTCGACGATGCCGGCGTCACCGTCGTCAGCGGCATGTTCGAATCCGTCGGCGAAGATTATTCCACGCTCGATTCGATCAGGCGCACCGGCGGCATCGTGCCCGATGAAACTTGGCCGCAGACCTTCGAGAACTTCAAGGTCATGGCTCCGCTCGCACAGAAGGCCGGTCTCAAGCATGTCACCTTCCACGCCGGCTTCCTCCCGCACGAGACGCACGATCCCAATTACGACAAGCTCACGACCCGCCTCGTCAAAGTCGCCGATCTGTTTTCGGATCACGGCCTGACCTGCTGCCTCGAAACGGGACAGGAGGAAGCGCCGACGCTTCTGAGCTTCCTTCAGACGCTCGACATGCCCAACGTCGGCGTCAACTTCGACCCCGCCAACCTGATTCTCTACGACAAGGGCGATCCCATCGACGCGCTCGCCAAGCTCATGCCCTTCGTCCGCTCGTGCCATATCAAGGACGCGACGCGCACCAAAACGCCCGGCACATGGGGCGCCGAAGTCGTCGTCGGCACGGGCGAAGTCGACTGGCCCGCGTTCTTTGCGACGCTTCTGGCGTCCAAGTTCACCGGCACCCTCGCCATCGAGCGCGAAGCCGGCGACCAGCGCGTCCAGGACATTCGCACCGCGCGGCAGTTCGTGCTCGGGCTCTAA
- a CDS encoding DUF1634 domain-containing protein has translation MTETTTPDSPVTRAEMVLSRLLRAGVVASMIIVLIGVLVMFARHPSFLNDPAETQRMTSTDAKFPLTIGQVATDLVHFQGRAIVVLGIFVLIATPVMRVVATIVLFANRRDKWFALMALFVLIVLLLSFALGKTAG, from the coding sequence ATGACCGAGACCACCACGCCCGATTCCCCCGTCACGCGCGCCGAAATGGTGCTCTCGCGTCTGTTACGCGCCGGCGTCGTCGCGTCGATGATCATCGTGCTGATCGGCGTCCTCGTCATGTTCGCCCGACATCCGTCGTTTCTCAACGACCCCGCGGAGACGCAGCGCATGACGTCGACCGATGCGAAGTTCCCTCTGACGATCGGACAGGTGGCGACGGACCTGGTGCATTTTCAGGGCCGGGCGATCGTCGTGCTGGGGATTTTCGTGTTGATCGCCACGCCGGTAATGCGTGTCGTCGCGACGATCGTGCTCTTCGCCAATCGGCGGGACAAGTGGTTCGCGCTGATGGCGCTGTTCGTCCTGATCGTACTGCTTCTGTCGTTCGCACTGGGCAAAACGGCGGGATAA
- a CDS encoding 4Fe-4S binding protein, translating to MTRLNVIQPGERPGGVRPSRGRSLALRLYRVAVLVLIAWIIYQHHVRLRVQGDAPIVVSEVRALLPDAAVLVADDSTRRGLFVYDSTGNKIGYALRTSPVSDSVIGYSGSTDTLVVLDNDDKVIGIRLRSSHDTHEHVHNVTLDDYFMKGFDGRKWNDLAELNLQAEGIEGVSGATMTSMAVADGLVFRSKKSINESGATHKFRWDYNDIGLAVVVVLACLLAFTHLRGKWYLRRGFQILIIGYVGFYTGDLIAQSLLAGWAASGAAWRTAPGLVVLVAAALIVPWTTRRQLYCSHICPFGAAQELVGKLVPWRVKVPHGAGEKLRWLPPLLLVVVILTTMLGLPINLASLEPFDAFLVRDAGWATIVVALLGLAAAAVIPQAYCKYGCPTGALLDFTRSHGHADHFSRRDAAAGLLLILTASLYFWYVPIHTWILSSAAPW from the coding sequence ATGACCCGCCTCAACGTGATCCAACCGGGCGAGCGACCCGGCGGCGTTCGGCCAAGCCGCGGGCGCTCCCTCGCGCTGCGCCTGTATCGCGTCGCCGTGCTCGTCCTCATCGCATGGATCATCTATCAGCATCATGTCCGCCTGCGCGTGCAGGGCGATGCGCCGATCGTCGTCTCGGAAGTCCGGGCGCTGTTGCCCGACGCCGCCGTGCTCGTCGCCGACGACTCGACCCGCCGCGGGCTTTTCGTCTATGACAGCACGGGCAACAAGATCGGCTACGCCCTGCGCACTTCGCCCGTCAGCGACTCCGTCATCGGGTACTCCGGCTCGACCGATACGCTCGTCGTCCTCGACAACGATGACAAGGTCATCGGCATCCGCCTCCGCTCCAGCCATGACACGCATGAGCACGTCCACAACGTCACGCTCGACGACTATTTCATGAAGGGCTTTGACGGGCGCAAGTGGAACGACCTGGCCGAATTGAATCTTCAGGCCGAGGGCATCGAAGGCGTCAGCGGCGCGACGATGACGAGCATGGCCGTGGCCGACGGGCTCGTCTTCCGTTCCAAGAAGTCGATCAACGAATCCGGCGCGACGCACAAATTCCGATGGGACTACAACGATATCGGCCTCGCCGTTGTCGTCGTGCTCGCGTGCCTGCTGGCGTTCACGCATTTACGCGGCAAGTGGTATCTCCGGCGGGGCTTTCAGATTCTGATCATCGGCTACGTGGGCTTCTACACCGGCGACCTGATCGCGCAGTCGCTGCTCGCCGGTTGGGCCGCGTCGGGCGCCGCATGGCGCACCGCCCCCGGATTGGTCGTGCTTGTCGCCGCCGCGCTGATTGTGCCATGGACGACGCGCCGGCAGCTCTACTGCTCGCACATCTGCCCCTTCGGCGCGGCGCAGGAACTCGTCGGCAAGCTCGTGCCCTGGCGCGTCAAGGTGCCGCACGGCGCGGGCGAGAAGCTCCGCTGGCTCCCCCCGCTGCTTTTAGTGGTGGTCATCCTCACGACGATGCTCGGCCTGCCGATCAACTTGGCAAGTCTCGAACCCTTCGACGCCTTCCTCGTCCGCGACGCCGGCTGGGCCACGATCGTCGTCGCCCTCCTCGGCCTCGCCGCCGCCGCCGTCATCCCGCAGGCCTACTGCAAATACGGCTGCCCCACCGGCGCACTCCTGGACTTCACCCGCTCCCACGGCCACGCCGACCACTTCTCCCGCCGCGACGCCGCCGCCGGACTCCTGCTGATCCTCACCGCCTCGTTATACTTCTGGTATGTCCCGATCCACACATGGATCCTCAGCAGCGCCGCACCGTGGTAA
- the ilvD gene encoding dihydroxy-acid dehydratase — protein sequence MSQSLNQHSQMTTAGMSRAPQRAMLRAVGFKDDDFSRPIVGVANLQSDITPCNVHLDRLVHEACNGIYAGGCLPQRFGAPTASDGIMMGHQGMRYSLVSREVIADSIEVVSGGMNHDAVMTIGGCDKNMPGCVMGMVRLNVPGIFIYGGSIMPGVGPHGKDVDIVSIFEAVGQYQAGKIDEKEVHAVECSSCPGAGSCGGMYTANTMSSAIEAMGLSLPYSASNPAVTAAKDRECFAAGRALCKMIEKGITAKSLVTKESLENAVTLVIALGGSTNAVLHLMAIANEAGVKFTLADFDRLGETVPHIADLKPGGRFVMYDLHRVGGTPAVLRALLDKGLLHGDCMTVTGKTLAENLADVPSVFARQQVVVKPFENPMSRKGHLAILHGNLAPEGAVAKLAGLKTHKITGPAKVYDCEEDCFAAIQKREIKKGDVVVIRGEGPVGGPGMREMLAVTAALVGQGLGEDIGLVTDGRFSGGTHGLVVGHVAPEAWVGGPIALIQNGDSITIDGDAKSLTVHVDDAELAKRRAAWKKPEIRVARGVLKKYALTVRSASDGAVTS from the coding sequence ATGAGCCAATCGTTGAATCAGCACAGCCAGATGACCACCGCCGGCATGAGCCGCGCCCCCCAGCGTGCGATGCTCCGGGCCGTCGGTTTCAAGGACGATGACTTTTCCCGCCCGATCGTCGGCGTGGCGAATCTCCAGTCTGACATCACGCCCTGTAACGTCCATCTCGATCGCCTTGTGCACGAAGCATGCAACGGCATCTACGCCGGCGGATGTCTGCCGCAGCGCTTCGGCGCTCCGACGGCGTCGGACGGAATCATGATGGGCCATCAGGGCATGCGCTACTCGCTCGTGTCGCGCGAAGTCATCGCCGACTCGATCGAAGTCGTCTCCGGCGGGATGAACCACGACGCCGTGATGACCATTGGCGGATGCGACAAGAATATGCCCGGCTGCGTGATGGGCATGGTCCGGCTCAACGTGCCCGGCATCTTCATCTACGGCGGATCGATCATGCCCGGCGTCGGCCCGCATGGCAAGGACGTCGATATCGTCAGCATCTTCGAAGCCGTCGGTCAGTACCAGGCCGGCAAAATCGACGAGAAGGAAGTCCACGCGGTCGAGTGCTCGAGCTGCCCCGGCGCCGGTTCGTGCGGCGGGATGTACACGGCCAACACCATGAGCAGCGCGATCGAAGCGATGGGCCTTTCGCTGCCGTACAGCGCCTCCAATCCCGCCGTAACCGCGGCGAAGGATCGCGAATGTTTCGCCGCCGGGCGAGCGCTGTGCAAGATGATCGAAAAAGGCATCACCGCCAAGTCGCTCGTCACGAAAGAGTCGCTCGAAAACGCGGTGACGCTCGTCATCGCGCTGGGCGGCTCGACCAATGCGGTGCTGCACCTGATGGCGATTGCGAATGAAGCGGGAGTGAAGTTCACGCTCGCCGACTTCGACCGGCTCGGCGAGACGGTGCCGCACATTGCGGACCTCAAACCCGGCGGGCGATTCGTGATGTACGACCTGCACCGCGTCGGCGGGACGCCGGCCGTGCTGCGGGCGCTCTTGGACAAAGGGCTGCTGCATGGCGATTGCATGACGGTGACGGGCAAGACGCTGGCGGAGAATCTGGCGGATGTGCCCAGCGTGTTCGCCCGGCAGCAGGTGGTGGTCAAGCCGTTTGAGAATCCGATGAGCAGGAAAGGTCACCTCGCGATCCTGCACGGTAACCTCGCCCCCGAAGGCGCGGTCGCCAAGCTCGCCGGTCTCAAGACGCACAAAATCACCGGCCCCGCCAAAGTCTACGACTGCGAAGAAGACTGCTTCGCCGCCATTCAGAAACGCGAGATCAAGAAGGGCGACGTCGTGGTCATCCGCGGCGAAGGCCCCGTCGGCGGACCGGGCATGCGCGAGATGCTCGCCGTCACCGCCGCGCTCGTGGGTCAGGGACTCGGCGAAGACATCGGCCTCGTCACCGACGGTCGCTTCTCCGGCGGGACCCACGGACTCGTCGTCGGACATGTCGCGCCTGAAGCATGGGTCGGCGGCCCGATCGCGCTGATTCAGAACGGCGACTCGATCACCATCGACGGCGACGCCAAATCGCTGACCGTTCACGTCGATGATGCGGAGCTGGCCAAACGTCGAGCCGCGTGGAAGAAACCCGAAATCCGCGTCGCCCGAGGCGTGCTCAAAAAGTACGCCCTCACCGTCCGCTCCGCCAGCGACGGCGCGGTGACAAGCTGA
- a CDS encoding TSUP family transporter gives MTPLAFMLITFVIAVLAGVFGAMFGLGGGVIVVPALTLLMGIDIRYAIGASIISVIATSSGAGAAYVKEHLTNFRLAMYLEMGTTIGALIGATVAGLVETRWLTIIFAALLTYTAFAMWLHGRDEPEASPKLDGLSRRLDLRGSYYDPAIGSQVEYQVNRTPLGLFMSIFAGIASGLLGIGGGTIKVPTMNMLMGVPLKASSATSNFMIGVTAAASAGVYFARGDIDPFITAPVLVGVLVGSTLGAKVMRRTRSSLLRAAFSVVLVIVAARLFMGALK, from the coding sequence ATGACGCCGCTCGCGTTCATGCTCATCACATTCGTCATCGCCGTGCTGGCGGGCGTTTTTGGCGCGATGTTCGGCCTCGGCGGCGGCGTCATCGTCGTGCCGGCCCTGACGCTGCTCATGGGCATCGATATCCGTTACGCCATCGGCGCTTCGATCATTTCCGTTATCGCCACCAGCAGCGGGGCGGGCGCCGCCTACGTGAAGGAACACCTGACGAACTTTCGGCTCGCGATGTACCTGGAGATGGGCACGACGATCGGCGCGCTCATCGGCGCGACCGTCGCCGGCCTCGTCGAAACGCGCTGGCTCACCATCATCTTCGCCGCGCTGCTGACCTACACCGCCTTTGCCATGTGGCTGCACGGGCGCGACGAGCCGGAGGCGTCGCCGAAGCTCGACGGCCTGAGCCGCCGGCTCGATCTGCGCGGCTCGTACTACGATCCGGCGATCGGTTCGCAAGTCGAATATCAGGTCAATCGCACACCGCTCGGGTTGTTCATGAGCATTTTCGCCGGGATTGCCAGCGGTTTGCTCGGCATCGGCGGCGGCACGATCAAGGTGCCGACGATGAACATGCTCATGGGCGTCCCGCTCAAAGCTTCGTCGGCGACGAGTAATTTCATGATCGGCGTCACCGCCGCTGCCTCCGCCGGCGTCTACTTCGCCCGCGGCGACATCGACCCGTTCATCACCGCGCCCGTCCTCGTCGGCGTCCTTGTCGGATCGACCCTCGGCGCCAAGGTCATGCGCCGCACGCGCAGCTCGCTGCTTCGCGCGGCGTTCAGCGTGGTGCTCGTCATCGTCGCCGCCCGGCTTTTCATGGGGGCCCTCAAATGA
- a CDS encoding gfo/Idh/MocA family oxidoreductase: MVRIGIIGLGFMGRMHIGAYEKIDGARLVAVADKDEKRAQGDFSGGWSNVAGAAEKLDMTGITGTTDFHELITSPNVDMVDICVPTPFHEELAVAALKAGKHVLCEKPLALDSGAAQRIADTAAKSKGMFMPAMCMRFWPQWVWLKKAIDEKRYGVVTGAVFRRCASMPPGWFSKGDLSGGAILDLHIHDTDFVFHLFGKPDAVFSRGYSKTSGKTDHIVTQYLYDKGPRLVSAEGSWCMADGFAFTMRYTVNFEKASVDFDISRENQLILSHAGKSENITLDGDGYAAELAYFINCINKGEKPTLVTAADAVTGLRILEAEQKSIDTGAPAKV, from the coding sequence ATGGTTCGCATCGGTATCATCGGACTCGGCTTCATGGGGCGCATGCACATCGGCGCCTACGAGAAGATCGACGGCGCCAGACTCGTCGCCGTCGCGGATAAGGATGAGAAGCGTGCGCAGGGCGATTTCTCCGGCGGGTGGAGCAATGTCGCCGGCGCCGCGGAAAAACTCGACATGACCGGCATCACCGGCACGACCGACTTTCACGAACTGATCACCAGCCCCAACGTCGACATGGTCGACATCTGCGTGCCGACGCCGTTTCACGAGGAGCTCGCCGTCGCCGCGCTCAAGGCGGGCAAGCATGTGCTCTGCGAGAAGCCGCTGGCGCTCGATTCTGGCGCCGCGCAGCGCATCGCCGACACCGCCGCCAAGTCCAAGGGCATGTTCATGCCCGCCATGTGCATGCGCTTCTGGCCCCAATGGGTCTGGCTCAAAAAAGCCATCGACGAGAAGCGCTACGGCGTCGTGACCGGCGCGGTCTTCCGCCGCTGTGCCTCCATGCCCCCCGGCTGGTTCAGCAAGGGCGACCTGTCCGGCGGAGCCATTCTTGATCTGCACATTCACGACACCGACTTCGTGTTCCACCTCTTCGGCAAACCCGACGCCGTGTTCAGCCGCGGATACTCCAAAACCAGCGGGAAGACCGATCACATCGTGACGCAATATCTCTATGACAAAGGCCCGCGCCTCGTCAGCGCCGAGGGCTCGTGGTGCATGGCCGACGGATTCGCCTTCACGATGCGCTACACCGTCAATTTCGAAAAAGCCTCCGTCGATTTCGACATCAGCCGCGAAAATCAGCTCATCCTCTCGCACGCCGGCAAGTCGGAGAACATCACGCTTGATGGCGACGGCTACGCCGCCGAATTGGCGTACTTCATCAACTGCATCAACAAAGGCGAAAAACCCACGCTCGTCACCGCCGCCGACGCCGTCACCGGCCTGCGCATCCTCGAAGCCGAGCAAAAGAGCATCGACACCGGCGCCCCGGCGAAGGTGTAA